ATGGTGGTGACACCGGCCATCTCCAACCTTATTCGTGAGGGAAAAACACACATGATTTACAGCGCGATCGATACGGGATCTAAATTTGGCATGGTCCCACTGGATCGGTCCATGGCGGAACTGGTGAACGCGGGGACGGTGTCTTTTGATGACGCGCTCGCCAAATCCTCGGACCCCGAAAAATTGAAGGATCTCACGGGCCGTTCGCCCGGCGGGCGGGGCGGGCCGCGGAACCCGGTCTACTGACATGGCCCCACTCCTCACCATTCATGAGCTCCTGAAAGAAGTCCACAGTCGCGGAGCCAGTGATTTGCATCTCAAGGTCGGGCGTGCCCCCATGCTTCGACTCAATGGTGAGCTGATCCCTGTTGAGGGTCAAAACCCCTTGGAAATTGACGACGTGATGAGTTTCGTTTTTGCCTTGATTAATTCGAATCAACGCGCTGTGTTGGAGCGGGAGCGGGAATTGGATTTTTCTTTTTTCCTTCGCGGGGTGTCTCGTTTTCGGGGTAATGCTTTCTATCAGAAGGGGGCCGTGGGGGCGGTTTTTCGATTGATTCCCGCTCAAGTTCCCTCTTTGGATGATTTAGGGTTACCCCCTGTTTTAAAGGAAATGCTTCAGCGCCGCCAGGGGTTTTTCCTTGTGACCGGACCGACAGGTTCAGGAAAAACCACCACCCAGGCCGCGTTGATCAATCACATCAACAACACCCAACGGGTCCATGTGATGACACTGGAAGACCCGATCGAATATGTTTTTGAAGACAAGTTGGCTGTGATCAATCAGCGGGAAGTGGGTACCGACACGCACGACTTCGCCCAAGGATTGAGACGTGCCCTTCGTCAGGATCCCGATGTCATTTTGATTGGTGAGTTGCGTGACCCGGAAACAATGACCACGGCCATGAACGCCGCGGAAACCGGTCACTTGGTTTTAGGGACTCTTCATACCAACGACGCCAAACAAACCATCGACCGTATTATTGACACTTTTCCTCCCGAGCAACAAAATCAAATCCGGTTGCAATTGGCGAAATGTCTTCTGGGTGTTGTGGCTCAACGGCTGATTCGCAAGGCCGGCGGGGGGGGGCGTATTGCCCTACTGGAAATCATGATCAACACCTCGACCATTCAAAAGTTGATTGAAGACAATAAAGTGGGTTCCATAGGGAAAGCGATTGAAGACTCTGCCGAATACTATAAAATGCAATCGTTTAATCAGGCCTTGTTGGCGATGATTGCTCGGAACGCGGTGACGGTGGAAGAAGCCCTCTCCTATTCCCCTAACCCCAACGATCTCAAGATTCGTCTTCAGACCGAAGGGATTGTGGGGATCCCCGGGTCTCCGGTCTCTCGACCGTTTGGGGGAGGTCACGGGTGATCACTGTCGAGAGATTGGCGGTCATTCCTTTTTTTACGGGTGTTCCCCCTGAAACCCGACTTCGCTTGGCCGCGAAACTTACCGAAGCCTCGTTCCCGGCGGGGCACACCCTATTTTCAGAAGGAGAGGAGGGAGACGCTCTGTATTTTTTAATGGAAGGCCGTGTGGCCATTCAAAAGAGCGTGGACAAAAATAAAGGGACGTCTAAAACCCTGTCGGTGCTTGTGTCCGGTGATTTCTTTGGAGAAATGTCTCTTTTGGAAAAAGCCCCTCGGTCCGCGTCCGCGATCACCCAGGAGCCTTCCACCGTCCTTTCTCTCCCAGCGGAAGAACTGCGGGCTTGGTTGGCGGAGGATGCGAAAATCCCGGTTCGTTTTTTTCTTCCCTTTGTTCAATCGTTGACGGGGAGGTTGCGCCAAACCACGCGAGAGATGATCTTGCTCTTTGACGTGGGGGGCCTGTTGGCCCAAAACCTGGACGCGACCACTCTGGCGGGCCGCTTAACCGAAATCCTCGCGCGGGGATTCGACGAGCCCGTGAGCGCCGCTTTCTATTTGTGGAACGAATTTTCCGGGGAGTATGAGCGTGTGGTGGGGACGGGGGTGTGGGAAAAGTCCGCGGTGGATTCGCGAACGGATGCGGACCCTCTTTTCCATTGGATGGCGGAAAAAGGGGAATGTGTTTTGTCTGGGGAATGGCGTTCTGACAATCGGTTCGATCGGCCCACTCGGTCGGTCTGGCCTTCTTTTTGTTCTGTGCTTGCGGCTCCAGTTATGGGGGAAAGACGTCCTGTTGGGAATCTCATTTTCGGGCATGAAAGAGAACCGGGCTATTTCACCACCACCCAGCGACGGGTGTTGGCCGGAGTGGTGAATTTGGTGGCTCCTGCCTTCGAAAACGCTTCTCTGCGTTTAGAGAAAAACGCTCAGGAACGGTTGGCCCGCGCGCGTCAAAGTTCCATTGATTTTTAAATGATGAAACGACGGATTTCCTTCTTTCGTGCGGCTCAGGTGGCCGCGCGGGCCGCTGACGATAAAAAAGCCGAGCAGGTGAGTCTTTACGATGTGGGCCGTTCCTCTTCCATCGTGGATTATTTTATTGTAGCCACAGTGGAGTCCTCGGCCCACGCCTCGGCTGTGGAGGAGGAAATTGATCGTTGTGTTACCCCTGTTTTGGGAACGGGGCGTGTTCGTCGCGACGGCGGCGGGCGTGTGTCCTGGCGTGTTTTGGACTATGGAGGTTTGATCGTGCATCTGATGAGTGAAGCGTTGCGTGAGTATTATGATTTGGAGCGGCTTTGGGAATCGGCGCGGCCGGTGGCCTGGGAAGAAAACGAATCAAAGTTGGAATCCTCCCCCCGG
The genomic region above belongs to Elusimicrobiota bacterium and contains:
- a CDS encoding type IV pilus twitching motility protein PilT; amino-acid sequence: MAPLLTIHELLKEVHSRGASDLHLKVGRAPMLRLNGELIPVEGQNPLEIDDVMSFVFALINSNQRAVLERERELDFSFFLRGVSRFRGNAFYQKGAVGAVFRLIPAQVPSLDDLGLPPVLKEMLQRRQGFFLVTGPTGSGKTTTQAALINHINNTQRVHVMTLEDPIEYVFEDKLAVINQREVGTDTHDFAQGLRRALRQDPDVILIGELRDPETMTTAMNAAETGHLVLGTLHTNDAKQTIDRIIDTFPPEQQNQIRLQLAKCLLGVVAQRLIRKAGGGGRIALLEIMINTSTIQKLIEDNKVGSIGKAIEDSAEYYKMQSFNQALLAMIARNAVTVEEALSYSPNPNDLKIRLQTEGIVGIPGSPVSRPFGGGHG
- a CDS encoding cyclic nucleotide-binding domain-containing protein; this translates as MITVERLAVIPFFTGVPPETRLRLAAKLTEASFPAGHTLFSEGEEGDALYFLMEGRVAIQKSVDKNKGTSKTLSVLVSGDFFGEMSLLEKAPRSASAITQEPSTVLSLPAEELRAWLAEDAKIPVRFFLPFVQSLTGRLRQTTREMILLFDVGGLLAQNLDATTLAGRLTEILARGFDEPVSAAFYLWNEFSGEYERVVGTGVWEKSAVDSRTDADPLFHWMAEKGECVLSGEWRSDNRFDRPTRSVWPSFCSVLAAPVMGERRPVGNLIFGHEREPGYFTTTQRRVLAGVVNLVAPAFENASLRLEKNAQERLARARQSSIDF
- the rsfS gene encoding ribosome silencing factor — encoded protein: MMKRRISFFRAAQVAARAADDKKAEQVSLYDVGRSSSIVDYFIVATVESSAHASAVEEEIDRCVTPVLGTGRVRRDGGGRVSWRVLDYGGLIVHLMSEALREYYDLERLWESARPVAWEENESKLESSPRKKKR